One Manihot esculenta cultivar AM560-2 chromosome 18, M.esculenta_v8, whole genome shotgun sequence genomic window carries:
- the LOC122722543 gene encoding protein RALF-like 34, which yields MALSTLKLIILSLSILCVVAEAQLEWPSSTSTMRFHDEMSGSESEDEYDERWSGEGRALHVKAKHYDISYGALSANRLPCPPRSGRSYYTHNCFRVRAPVNPYTRGCTSITHCRR from the coding sequence ATGGCTCTTTCAACTCTTAAACTCATTATTCTTTCTCTTTCCATACTGTGTGTGGTTGCTGAAGCCCAGCTTGAATGGCCATCTTCGACTTCAACGATGCGTTTCCACGATGAGATGAGTGGTAGTGAAAGTGAAGACGAATACGATGAGAGATGGAGTGGTGAAGGGAGAGCTCTGCATGTGAAAGCAAAGCACTATGACATATCGTATGGTGCTCTGTCTGCAAATAGATTGCCTTGCCCACCTCGATCAGGGAGGTCTTACTATACTCACAATTGTTTCAGAGTGAGAGCGCCCGTTAACCCTTACACCAGGGGCTGCACTTCTATTACTCATTGCAGGAGATAA
- the LOC122722542 gene encoding uncharacterized protein LOC122722542, whose translation MHAKTDSEVTSLAPSSPTRSPRRPVYYVQSPSRDSHDGEKTATSFHSTPVLSPAGSPPHSHSSVGRHSRESSSSRFSGSLKPGSRKINPNDASRGGQGKGQKQWKECMVIEEEGLLEDEERERGLPRRCYFLIFVLGFFVLFSMFSLILWGASKPQKPKITMKSITFEQFSIQAGSDSTGVATDMITVNSTVKMIYRNTGTFFGVHVTSTPVDLSYSEITIASGNLKKFYQSRKSQRSVAISVMSNKIPLYGSGAGLSSSTGTATLPVPLKLNFIVRSRANVLGKLVKPKFYKRIECDVTFDAKKLNSPISLKKSCTYD comes from the exons ATGCACGCCAAGACAGACTCCGAAGTCACCAGCCTCGCACCATCTTCTCCCACTAGATCTCCCCGCCGCCCGGTGTACTACGTACAGAGTCCATCACGGGACTCTCATGATGGGGAGAAAACGGCCACATCTTTCCATTCCACCCCGGTGCTTAGCCCCGCCGGATCTCCACCTCATTCTCACTCTTCCGTTGGTCGCCACTCTCGTGAGTCCTCTTCCAGCAGGTTTTCTGGGTCGTTGAAACCCGGATCCCGGAAGATCAATCCTAATGATGCGTCGAGAGGCGGTCAGGGAAAGGGACAGAAGCAATGGAAGGAGTGTATGGTGATTGAAGAAGAGGGACTTCTGGAAGATGAAGAGCGTGAAAGGGGTCTTCCTCGTCGCtgctattttcttatttttgtgtTGGGTTTCTTTGTTCTGTTTTCTATGTTCTCTTTAATTCTCTGGGGTGCCAGCAAGCCGCAGAAGCCCAAGATTACAATGAAG AGTATAACCTTTGAGCAGTTCAGCATCCAAGCGGGCTCAGATTCCACAGGAGTAGCAACTGATATGATCACAGTCAACTCCACAGTGAAGATGATCTATCGTAACACAGGAACATTTTTCGGAGTCCATGTAACATCTACACCTGTAGATCTGTCCTATTCTGAGATCACCATAGCCTCAGGAAAC CTAAAGAAATTTTACCAATCAAGGAAAAGCCAAAGATCAGTGGCAATATCTGTAATGAGCAATAAAATCCCTCTGTATGGAAGTGGAGCAGGTCTCAGCAGTTCAACGGGGACGGCTACATTGCCAGTGCCACTGAAATTGAACTTCATTGTGAGATCAAGAGCTAACGTTTTGGGAAAACTGGTTAAGCCCAAATTCTACAAAAGAATCGAATGTGATGTTACTTTTGATGCAAAGAAGCTCAATAGCCCAATATCGCTCAAGAAATCTTGCACATATGATTAG
- the LOC122722515 gene encoding LRR receptor-like serine/threonine-protein kinase RGI2 translates to MKGFNISVTPSKLEFKAKNEKLSYKLVIEGPRKIEEDVIFGYLSWVDSDAKRVVKSPIAVTSSSWRSCAGLSFKIRIILEREKESLPPSLFQLQNLTKLLLIANDIFGSIPPEVGNCVSLIRLRLVNNRISGEIPKGIGLLKNLSFLDLSENHIGGTLPAEIGNCNELQMLNLSNNTLRGTLPSSLSSLTRLEVLDLSVNQFVGEIPSGFGKLSSLNRLILNKNSLFRAILSSLGHCLSLQLLDLSSNALSGMIPVELFDIEDLCSEQIIHS, encoded by the exons ATGAAAGGATTTAATATTAGTGTTACACCTAGTAAGTTGGAGTTCAAAGCCAAGAACGAGAAGCTGAGTTACAAACTTGTCATAGAAGGTCCAAGAAAGATTGAAGAGGATGTAATTTTTGGTTATCTTAGCTGGGTTGATTCCGACGCTAAACGTGTGGTCAAGAGTCCTATAGCTGTCACAAGCTCATCTTGGA GAAGCTGTGCTGGGTTGAGTTTTAAGATAAGAATCAttttagagagagagaaagagag CTTACCTCCAAGCCTGTTTCAGCTTCAGAACCTGACAAAGCTTCTCTTAATTGCTAACGACATTTTCGGTTCGATTCCTCCTGAGGTGGGAAACTGTGTCTCTCTTATTCGTCTTCGGCTTGTTAATAACAGAATCAGTGGAGAAATTCCAAAAGGAATCGGGCTCCTGAAAAACCTCAGTTTCCTCGACTTGTCTGAAAACCATATTGGTGGAACGCTGCCAGCAGAAATTGGCAATTGCAATGAGCTGCAGATGCTGAACTTAAGCAACAATACCCTTCGAGGCACTCTACCTAGCTCTTTATCTTCTTTGACAAGGCTTGAGGTATTGGATCTTTCTGTAAATCAATTTGTGGGTGAAATTCCAAGTGGTTTTGGCAAACTTAGTTCACTCAACAGACTCATCCTCAACAAGAACTCTCTGTTTAGAGCAATCCTTTCCTCTCTTGGCCATTGTTTGAGCCTTCAACTTCTTGATCTTAGTAGCAATGCACTATCTGGCATGATCCCAGTGGAACTTTTTGATATTGAAG ATTTATGCTCTGAACAAATTATCCATTCTTGA